In a single window of the Ruminococcus albus 7 = DSM 20455 genome:
- a CDS encoding L-2-amino-thiazoline-4-carboxylic acid hydrolase: MKTAKVEYREMLGRIDDIGFDNPMASNVYMSFIFFSVYRSAKGKITIDSLRVISREVISWKPLRFIVFFIDANKPSGIKAIRKNMLKNAQWLEDHPEYKEVSWDFNFDDQKHIDGFYYHFTQCPLNNFARREGLLDVLPVMCEMDHFTADLMHAKLFRENTLASGGCLCDYWFVGNKLKDPR, encoded by the coding sequence ATGAAAACAGCGAAAGTTGAATACAGGGAGATGCTCGGTAGGATAGATGATATTGGTTTTGATAATCCGATGGCTTCCAATGTATATATGAGTTTTATATTCTTTTCAGTATACAGGTCAGCAAAAGGTAAGATCACGATCGATAGTCTCAGAGTTATTTCACGTGAAGTTATAAGCTGGAAACCTTTGAGGTTTATTGTATTCTTTATAGATGCTAATAAGCCAAGTGGGATAAAAGCTATACGTAAGAATATGCTTAAAAATGCACAATGGCTTGAAGATCACCCTGAATATAAAGAAGTTTCTTGGGACTTTAATTTTGATGACCAAAAACATATTGACGGTTTTTATTATCATTTTACACAGTGTCCGCTTAATAATTTTGCAAGGCGTGAGGGACTTCTTGATGTATTGCCTGTCATGTGTGAAATGGATCATTTTACAGCAGATTTGATGCATGCAAAGCTTTTTCGTGAAAACACACTGGCAAGCGGCGGCTGTTTATGCGACTACTGGTTTGTTGGAAATAAACTGAAGGATCCTCGTTGA
- a CDS encoding cellulase family glycosylhydrolase codes for MFKKLISGMTAAVSACTIIFAPASGIIADNVPAASAASVTAAPDSYHDDWLHVNENAEVVDMYGNPVWMTGCNWFGYNVGSQIFDGVWSINMHQALNEIADHGFNLLRVPMSTEILLQWKNGKPDPIIKLNEWKNPELTIEGIEGGTPMYSFDIWNKAVEWCRENGIKIMMDIHCATTNAAGHNYALWYDNKYSEKDWLDALAWFADYYKDDDTVIAIDLKNEPHGKKDDGIFAKWDGSSDANNWRYAAEKGAKACLEKNPNLLIMVEGIEVYPKFEKGFDWSSNSTDYAHYGDPDYQPYHGAWWGGNFRGARDYPVNLGKYQSQLVYSPHDYGPLVYEQSWFHLQGKGPNYTSYKFDREYLLKEYWYDSWAFLVEEKISPLLMGEWGGRIDSVNDPSGANKHWMEVLRDYMIDKRIHHTFWCFNENSSDTGGLIASDCNWDHWDEEKYEFVKPSLWKDENGKFISLDHKIKLGKSGNGISISDYYSGSYSEQPHNTVTPNYGDVNIDGKVDMSDIVLLMQYLSDPKKCVLSEQGKKNADCVDAGNGLNKSDALALQMVVTRKLSKTAFPITSSKLKSLQ; via the coding sequence ATGTTCAAAAAACTGATCTCGGGGATGACTGCAGCTGTATCTGCTTGTACGATCATCTTTGCTCCGGCTTCAGGCATAATAGCTGATAATGTGCCTGCCGCTTCCGCTGCCTCTGTAACGGCAGCTCCTGATTCTTACCATGATGACTGGCTTCACGTAAATGAAAATGCCGAGGTTGTGGATATGTATGGAAATCCTGTATGGATGACTGGCTGCAACTGGTTTGGCTATAACGTCGGAAGTCAGATTTTTGACGGTGTATGGAGCATCAATATGCATCAGGCACTCAACGAGATAGCTGATCACGGCTTTAATCTGCTTCGTGTACCGATGTCCACAGAGATACTTCTTCAGTGGAAGAATGGTAAACCCGACCCTATAATCAAGCTTAACGAGTGGAAGAATCCTGAACTCACCATTGAAGGCATCGAAGGCGGAACACCGATGTACAGCTTTGATATCTGGAATAAGGCTGTGGAATGGTGCAGGGAAAACGGCATCAAGATCATGATGGATATACACTGTGCTACCACAAATGCAGCCGGTCATAACTACGCACTCTGGTATGATAACAAATACAGCGAGAAGGACTGGCTCGATGCATTGGCATGGTTCGCTGATTACTACAAGGATGATGATACTGTTATCGCGATCGACCTTAAAAATGAGCCTCACGGTAAAAAGGATGATGGTATCTTTGCAAAATGGGATGGCTCAAGCGATGCCAACAACTGGCGTTATGCCGCTGAAAAAGGTGCTAAGGCGTGCCTCGAAAAGAACCCCAATCTCCTTATAATGGTAGAGGGTATCGAAGTTTATCCGAAATTTGAAAAGGGCTTCGACTGGTCTTCAAATTCAACCGATTATGCTCATTATGGTGATCCTGATTATCAGCCTTATCACGGTGCATGGTGGGGAGGAAACTTCCGCGGTGCCAGAGATTATCCCGTAAATCTCGGCAAGTATCAGAGTCAGCTTGTTTATTCACCTCATGACTACGGCCCTCTGGTTTATGAACAGTCCTGGTTCCACCTGCAGGGTAAAGGCCCCAACTATACAAGCTACAAGTTTGACAGAGAATATCTGCTCAAAGAATACTGGTACGATTCATGGGCATTCCTTGTTGAAGAAAAGATTTCTCCTCTGCTCATGGGTGAGTGGGGCGGACGTATTGACAGTGTGAATGACCCTTCTGGCGCAAATAAACACTGGATGGAAGTACTTCGTGATTATATGATTGATAAGCGTATACATCACACCTTCTGGTGCTTCAATGAAAATTCCAGTGACACAGGCGGACTTATTGCCAGCGATTGTAACTGGGATCACTGGGACGAAGAAAAATATGAGTTCGTAAAGCCTTCACTCTGGAAGGATGAAAACGGAAAGTTCATCAGCCTTGATCATAAGATCAAACTTGGTAAGTCCGGAAACGGTATATCCATCAGTGATTATTATTCGGGTTCGTATTCAGAACAGCCGCATAATACTGTTACTCCGAATTATGGTGATGTTAATATCGATGGTAAGGTCGATATGTCTGATATTGTCCTTTTGATGCAGTATCTTTCGGATCCTAAAAAATGTGTTCTTAGCGAACAAGGCAAGAAAAATGCTGATTGCGTGGATGCAGGAAATGGTCTTAATAAGTCAGATGCACTCGCTTTACAGATGGTAGTTACTCGTAAACTTTCAAAGACTGCCTTTCCCATAACATCCAGCAAATTAAAATCACTTCAGTAA
- a CDS encoding class I SAM-dependent methyltransferase has product MELKLGDVQTTALIPLAVKANETMRKNARIRDQKAVEIIKSLNVDTRPYDKFMSHEGVVARTIMLDRQLKDIIKKAPDTVVVNVGAGFDDRFSRVDNGRILWFDLDLPDSIDARRKAFPERDRVTMIAGNALDSKWCSAVQNALIGRKAKPVFIAEGLFMYLTLDQIRTFLEILKNNFQDGGILIAEQNCKFMQKSEKHHDTVKNTNAHFLSGTDSGQEIADLAEGIQLVEEHSFNEEMKKYSIRGKLFALLLPKVNDRWATFRW; this is encoded by the coding sequence ATGGAACTGAAATTAGGTGATGTACAGACTACGGCTTTGATACCGCTTGCGGTCAAAGCTAATGAAACTATGCGCAAAAATGCAAGGATCAGGGATCAGAAAGCTGTAGAGATAATTAAATCACTGAATGTGGATACAAGACCGTATGATAAATTCATGTCTCATGAGGGTGTTGTAGCACGAACAATAATGCTTGACCGTCAGCTTAAAGATATCATTAAGAAGGCTCCCGATACTGTTGTTGTAAACGTCGGTGCAGGATTTGATGATCGTTTTTCAAGAGTTGATAATGGAAGGATACTATGGTTTGATCTTGATCTTCCTGATTCTATAGATGCAAGAAGAAAGGCGTTTCCTGAACGTGATCGTGTAACCATGATAGCAGGTAATGCCCTTGACAGTAAATGGTGTTCTGCTGTGCAGAATGCTCTGATAGGCAGAAAAGCTAAGCCTGTTTTTATTGCTGAGGGCTTGTTCATGTACCTTACATTAGATCAGATACGGACATTTCTGGAGATCCTGAAAAACAATTTTCAGGATGGCGGAATTCTTATTGCTGAGCAGAACTGTAAATTTATGCAGAAAAGTGAAAAGCATCATGATACCGTAAAAAATACCAACGCACATTTTCTCTCAGGAACTGATTCAGGACAGGAGATCGCTGATCTTGCTGAAGGTATACAGCTTGTTGAGGAGCATAGCTTTAATGAGGAAATGAAAAAATACAGTATACGCGGTAAACTGTTTGCATTGTTACTGCCTAAGGTGAATGATCGCTGGGCAACTTTCAGGTGGTGA